The following are encoded together in the Roseivirga misakiensis genome:
- a CDS encoding 5-formyltetrahydrofolate cyclo-ligase: MNKEVLRSLFLDKRKTLTISEQNRRNQSLLQHVIQFLNTPKNNGNCHIFLSIEKFNEPNTWPIFEWLLKSTDHEAFLSKTNFKTKELSHYRVDRHTEIKKSKLDIPEPLGGIQVDLTILDIVFIPLICYDLMGNRIGYGAGIYDRFLSQLRPETKKIGLAITPPLDNIDYHSIHDIPIDLCINHLGIDFCQRP; this comes from the coding sequence ATGAATAAAGAGGTACTCAGGTCCTTATTTCTCGATAAAAGAAAAACACTCACGATTTCTGAACAGAATCGACGGAATCAGTCATTATTACAACACGTCATTCAATTCTTGAATACCCCAAAGAACAATGGGAACTGCCATATATTTCTATCGATCGAAAAGTTCAATGAACCGAATACATGGCCAATATTTGAATGGCTTTTGAAATCGACCGATCATGAAGCTTTTCTTTCTAAGACTAATTTCAAAACCAAGGAACTCAGTCATTATAGGGTCGATCGACATACCGAAATTAAAAAATCAAAACTTGACATTCCCGAGCCTCTGGGAGGTATACAAGTAGATCTGACCATTCTAGATATTGTTTTTATACCATTGATATGCTACGACCTAATGGGCAACAGGATAGGTTATGGTGCTGGTATTTATGATAGATTCTTAAGCCAATTGAGACCTGAAACCAAAAAAATAGGTCTAGCCATTACCCCTCCACTAGACAACATCGATTATCACTCCATTCACGATATACCAATTGACTTGTGTATTAATCACTTAGGTATAGACTTTTGTCAAAGACCATAA
- a CDS encoding DUF5522 domain-containing protein, which produces MKDSKQKEFVASKTEDYYIGKDGKLVFTAHYLQKRGYCCQNGCRHCPYGYKK; this is translated from the coding sequence ATGAAAGATTCAAAGCAGAAGGAATTCGTTGCCAGTAAAACAGAAGATTACTACATTGGAAAAGATGGTAAGCTTGTGTTTACAGCACACTATCTGCAAAAACGCGGTTATTGTTGCCAAAACGGTTGCCGTCATTGCCCATATGGATATAAAAAATGA
- the ftsY gene encoding signal recognition particle-docking protein FtsY, with amino-acid sequence MALFGLFSKDKKQSLDKGLEKTKENLFSKIGRAVAGKSKVDDEVLDELEEILITSDVGVDTTVKIIQRIEERVAQDKFMNTAELDRILRDEIAALLSENNTEDLADFEIPENHKPHVLLVVGVNGVGKTTTIGKLSAQFKAKGKSVVLGAADTFRAAAVDQLKLWGERVGVPVVSHGMNTDPSAVAYDAVKQGVDTGADLVIIDTAGRLHTKVNLMNELSKIKRVMQKFIPEAPHEIMLVLDGSTGQNAFIQAQEFTKATEVSALAITKLDGTAKGGVVIGISDQFKIPVKYIGVGEQVDDLQVFNKAEFVDSLFKKGN; translated from the coding sequence ATGGCATTATTTGGACTATTCTCAAAAGACAAAAAACAGTCTCTTGATAAAGGTTTGGAGAAAACCAAGGAGAATCTATTCTCCAAAATCGGAAGAGCCGTTGCCGGAAAATCTAAAGTAGATGACGAGGTTTTAGACGAATTAGAAGAAATTCTGATTACATCCGATGTTGGCGTAGACACTACGGTTAAAATTATTCAGAGAATAGAGGAAAGAGTAGCTCAAGATAAGTTTATGAATACGGCTGAACTTGATCGTATACTCAGAGACGAAATTGCTGCGCTTTTATCGGAGAATAATACTGAAGACTTAGCGGATTTCGAGATTCCAGAAAACCACAAACCACATGTGCTACTAGTAGTTGGGGTTAATGGTGTTGGTAAAACTACCACCATTGGTAAACTGTCTGCCCAATTTAAAGCTAAAGGTAAATCCGTAGTATTGGGTGCCGCTGATACATTTAGAGCTGCTGCCGTAGATCAATTGAAACTTTGGGGAGAACGTGTAGGCGTACCCGTAGTTTCCCATGGCATGAATACAGACCCAAGTGCTGTTGCTTATGATGCCGTGAAACAAGGCGTAGATACTGGTGCCGACTTGGTAATTATAGATACCGCAGGTAGACTGCACACCAAGGTAAACTTGATGAACGAGCTTTCGAAAATTAAGCGCGTAATGCAGAAGTTTATCCCCGAAGCACCACATGAAATTATGCTTGTTCTGGATGGTTCAACAGGTCAAAACGCATTTATACAGGCTCAAGAGTTCACAAAAGCTACAGAAGTTAGTGCCCTAGCCATTACCAAACTTGACGGCACGGCTAAAGGCGGAGTGGTTATAGGAATTTCAGACCAGTTCAAAATTCCAGTAAAATATATTGGTGTAGGAGAACAAGTGGATGATCTACAAGTCTTTAATAAAGCTGAATTTGTAGACTCTCTTTTTAAGAAAGGAAACTAA
- a CDS encoding PH domain-containing protein, which translates to MEATLSKFSIPQRQSRVAIGIILIKFIRITVKSFWPILLSFFLGGRNSDSFGQIIGYIALGFAAFNLIGSILTYFRFYFYLEEGAIIIDKGILKRTKTNIPFERIQTINFKQNILHQIFGVVSLEIDTAGAKKSELTIDALNKEDAEELRNYILTEKAQITTEESTPEEIEKAVLDEKEEEVLHLSVPDLFKVGVSQNHLRSMALLFAFVFSILNELNQNIPELVEDELSTYNDEVFNTGWIVFLITSIIVIILSFIYSLVTTLLTNYDLRLSLRKGGLKLVKGLLNREEISVNKKKVQIVSWSDNPIRMLFKMFTLQIEQASSADVDQLKSKIRVPGSYQQQVDAVIKTVFPEEYYREETKHSVNKLLKYRIFFFLGALPALAAGGSTFFFLEWESLYFLIWAVIVWLITSLYYRKRSFEINDELLKNNRGTFGHHYEITQLYKVQSVEVKQSWYQRRKQLANIVLYTAAGSVKIPFIRLDQAEALENFILYRVESDRREWM; encoded by the coding sequence ATGGAAGCGACGCTGAGTAAATTCTCGATTCCGCAACGTCAATCTAGGGTTGCGATCGGCATAATTCTGATCAAGTTTATCAGAATAACGGTTAAGTCATTTTGGCCGATCTTATTGAGTTTTTTTCTCGGGGGTAGAAATAGTGACTCATTTGGGCAAATTATAGGTTACATCGCATTAGGCTTTGCAGCGTTCAACTTGATTGGTTCTATCCTGACCTATTTCCGTTTCTACTTTTACTTGGAAGAAGGTGCTATCATTATAGATAAAGGAATTCTTAAGCGGACAAAAACCAATATCCCTTTCGAACGAATCCAAACAATCAACTTTAAGCAAAACATTTTACACCAAATATTTGGTGTGGTAAGCCTAGAGATTGATACTGCCGGCGCCAAAAAATCCGAGCTCACCATAGATGCCCTAAATAAAGAGGATGCTGAGGAACTTAGAAATTATATTCTCACTGAAAAAGCACAAATAACAACAGAGGAGTCTACGCCTGAAGAAATTGAGAAGGCTGTTTTGGATGAAAAAGAAGAGGAAGTACTACACCTTTCTGTACCCGATCTATTTAAAGTAGGCGTGAGTCAGAATCACCTCAGATCAATGGCACTTTTGTTTGCTTTTGTTTTTTCAATCCTAAACGAACTAAACCAAAACATTCCAGAGTTGGTAGAAGATGAGTTATCTACCTATAATGATGAGGTTTTTAATACCGGCTGGATTGTTTTCTTGATCACCTCCATTATAGTCATTATTCTTTCCTTCATTTATTCCTTGGTAACCACACTTTTGACAAATTACGATTTAAGACTATCACTTAGAAAAGGTGGTTTAAAACTTGTCAAAGGTCTTCTAAACAGAGAAGAAATCTCCGTTAATAAAAAGAAAGTGCAGATCGTTTCATGGTCCGATAACCCAATTCGGATGTTATTTAAAATGTTCACGCTTCAAATTGAACAAGCAAGTAGTGCCGATGTAGATCAGCTGAAATCTAAGATTCGAGTGCCTGGGAGTTATCAGCAGCAAGTAGATGCTGTGATTAAAACTGTATTCCCAGAAGAATATTACCGTGAAGAAACAAAGCATAGTGTCAATAAGCTCTTGAAGTACCGTATATTCTTTTTTCTAGGTGCATTACCTGCATTGGCTGCTGGCGGCAGTACATTCTTCTTTTTAGAATGGGAGTCACTTTACTTTTTAATTTGGGCAGTAATAGTCTGGTTAATTACCAGTTTATACTATAGAAAAAGGTCCTTTGAGATTAATGACGAGCTATTAAAGAATAACAGAGGCACCTTCGGCCACCACTACGAAATCACACAGCTTTATAAGGTACAATCTGTTGAAGTGAAGCAAAGTTGGTATCAAAGAAGAAAACAATTGGCTAACATAGTCCTTTACACGGCAGCTGGTTCCGTAAAGATTCCTTTTATCAGATTGGATCAGGCAGAAGCCTTGGAAAATTTCATCTTATATAGGGTGGAATCCGATCGCAGAGAATGGATGTAG
- a CDS encoding aminopeptidase P family protein, producing MKELNKRFTILMVILLSGFFMANGQETPADILSSDFHKGRRDAVRKKLPNNSVAVFFANPVRNRANDVDYIYHQDPDLFYLTGYREPHAVLLVFKDDQTNENGDQYNEIFFVQEKNARAEMWTGRRLGDEGVKNKLAIQNTFNGREFAKYQIDFEKFDKVLFYDFKNDVRDNPLDSSDLFSLISQFKTKAGYQTDASSLGAEPQKNNLDVRGLNQIMSELRGIKTPEELDLIRKAVFISTVGQVEVMKAMKPGLSETEIQGIHEFVFKKYGSEYEGYPSIVGAGNNGCILHYIENHKPEIESDEMILMDLGAEYHGYTADVTRTIPIDGKFSPEEKAIYDLVYKAQEEAIQMAKPGVTFGQLGKLAKDIINQGLVDLGIIERPDSRHLYYPHGLSHHIGLDVHDKGTYSDLQENMVITVEPGIYIPEGSNCDKKWWGIAVRIEDDILITKDGFELLSSFAPRTTEEIEAMMAQPSPLEQFQLPALEGKKRK from the coding sequence ATGAAAGAATTGAATAAAAGATTTACAATCCTGATGGTAATCCTACTGTCGGGATTTTTTATGGCCAATGGCCAAGAGACTCCTGCCGACATTTTATCTTCAGACTTCCACAAAGGGAGAAGGGACGCAGTTCGTAAAAAGCTCCCTAACAATAGTGTCGCTGTCTTTTTCGCAAACCCTGTCAGAAATAGGGCTAACGATGTAGATTACATCTACCATCAGGACCCTGATTTATTTTACCTAACTGGCTACAGAGAACCACATGCAGTATTGCTTGTGTTTAAGGATGATCAAACCAATGAAAACGGTGATCAATACAACGAGATCTTCTTTGTTCAGGAGAAAAATGCTCGTGCCGAAATGTGGACTGGAAGACGACTCGGTGATGAGGGTGTGAAAAACAAACTCGCCATCCAAAATACATTCAACGGTAGAGAATTTGCAAAGTACCAGATAGATTTTGAGAAGTTTGATAAGGTTCTTTTTTACGATTTCAAAAATGATGTAAGAGATAACCCGTTAGATTCGTCTGATCTATTTAGCCTAATTAGTCAATTCAAAACTAAAGCGGGCTATCAAACCGATGCCTCAAGCTTGGGTGCCGAACCTCAAAAAAACAATCTTGATGTAAGAGGGCTCAACCAAATAATGAGTGAACTCAGAGGCATCAAAACACCGGAAGAGTTAGACCTCATTAGAAAAGCTGTATTTATTTCTACCGTTGGCCAAGTTGAAGTAATGAAGGCCATGAAGCCAGGGCTTTCAGAGACTGAAATTCAAGGTATTCACGAATTTGTATTCAAAAAATATGGTTCTGAATATGAAGGTTACCCTTCTATAGTCGGAGCTGGGAACAACGGATGTATTCTACACTATATTGAAAACCACAAGCCTGAAATTGAAAGCGATGAGATGATTTTAATGGATTTAGGGGCAGAATACCACGGATATACTGCGGACGTGACTAGAACCATTCCGATTGACGGTAAATTCTCACCTGAAGAAAAAGCCATTTATGATCTAGTATATAAGGCCCAAGAAGAAGCCATTCAAATGGCAAAACCGGGTGTTACTTTTGGACAACTTGGAAAACTAGCCAAAGACATCATTAATCAAGGGCTGGTGGACTTAGGTATTATTGAAAGACCTGATAGCCGACACCTTTATTACCCACATGGGCTTTCACACCATATTGGACTCGATGTTCATGATAAAGGAACGTATTCGGACCTTCAGGAAAATATGGTCATTACGGTTGAACCAGGAATCTATATTCCAGAAGGCTCCAACTGTGACAAAAAATGGTGGGGAATTGCCGTAAGAATTGAAGATGATATTTTAATCACTAAAGATGGATTCGAACTATTATCGTCTTTCGCTCCAAGAACTACAGAAGAAATTGAAGCAATGATGGCTCAGCCGAGCCCTTTAGAGCAATTTCAATTACCTGCGTTAGAGGGTAAGAAGAGAAAGTAG
- the rpmB gene encoding 50S ribosomal protein L28 — translation MARVCDITGKKVQVGNNVSHANNKTKRKFYPNLQKKRFYIPEEDKWVTLKVSTSALRTINKNGISAVLKKARQNGNILV, via the coding sequence ATGGCAAGAGTTTGTGATATTACAGGAAAGAAAGTTCAAGTAGGAAACAATGTTTCTCACGCGAACAATAAAACAAAAAGAAAATTCTACCCGAATCTTCAGAAAAAACGTTTTTACATCCCAGAAGAAGATAAATGGGTAACGTTGAAGGTCTCTACTTCGGCTTTAAGAACCATCAATAAAAATGGTATCTCAGCTGTTCTAAAAAAGGCAAGACAAAACGGTAACATTTTAGTATAA
- the rpmG gene encoding 50S ribosomal protein L33: MAKSKGNRVQVIMECTEHKESGMPGTSRYITTKNRKNTTERLELKKYNPILKKYTVHKEIK, translated from the coding sequence ATGGCTAAAAGTAAAGGCAATAGAGTTCAGGTAATCATGGAGTGCACAGAGCACAAAGAAAGCGGCATGCCTGGAACATCTCGTTACATTACCACTAAGAATAGAAAGAATACGACTGAAAGGTTGGAATTGAAAAAATACAACCCGATTCTTAAGAAATATACAGTTCACAAAGAAATTAAATAA
- a CDS encoding PH domain-containing protein: MTTDFQNLSIQPSELPQVKSAEFNQIEKGYLTVTLLSSAIFFLILMIAAFCIIFFSDEIEGTTSQYGISLGSILFLWLLNILISVKAFPKKQYALRERDILYTKGLLWHVRTSVPFNRIQHAELKQGPIERIFKLHSLKIFTAGGQSSDLVIPGLPENTATRLKDFILGKTALDGSDAE; encoded by the coding sequence ATGACAACAGACTTTCAGAATCTCTCAATCCAACCATCCGAATTACCCCAAGTAAAGTCAGCCGAATTCAACCAAATTGAGAAAGGGTACCTTACGGTTACTTTACTATCAAGTGCCATATTTTTCTTGATTTTGATGATTGCCGCTTTTTGCATCATTTTTTTTAGCGACGAAATAGAAGGAACTACAAGCCAATATGGTATCTCGCTGGGCTCGATCTTATTCCTATGGTTATTGAATATTTTGATCAGCGTCAAAGCATTTCCAAAAAAGCAGTATGCCCTCAGGGAGCGAGACATATTATATACAAAAGGGTTATTGTGGCACGTTCGAACGAGTGTCCCCTTTAATAGAATTCAGCATGCCGAACTTAAGCAAGGACCTATAGAACGTATTTTTAAATTGCATAGCCTTAAAATATTTACCGCAGGCGGACAGAGTAGCGATTTAGTTATACCTGGCTTACCAGAAAACACCGCAACAAGACTTAAAGACTTTATTCTCGGCAAAACGGCACTAGATGGAAGCGACGCTGAGTAA
- the bshC gene encoding bacillithiol biosynthesis cysteine-adding enzyme BshC yields MDTIEETDCLLAKIPFEKTNSFSNFFLDYIQGNEKLASFHNGLPTSDNLLKQIEKRNFPSKNREILTQVLKEQHSYSELSSLTKKHLEELASENTYTITTGHQLNIFTGPLYVIYKIVSVIRACEELKKLRPDCNFVPVYWMASEDHDFEEISHFRYSEKKFTWHTDQTGAVGRFDPKSLKAIFDEIPGLPKFFSEAYLKSKDLASAVRSYMNHLFGAYGLIIVDADDVRLKTLFKPVISDDIFHQIPEKEVNDVSDQLNKLDYKTQVNPRAINFFYMKDNIRSRIIRSNNGFEVLDHEIFFTEDELKTEIDSNPERFSPNVVLRPLYQEILLPNLAYVGGPSELVYWLQLKGVFDHFNTTFPLLMPRNFAGVLTPRNVEKMHKAGLNFEDLFKEENTLVREKVVENTAHKLDLEEQRERIQKIFSEAQDQAIQIDTTLEKLVLAEQRRAEKSIEKIEHKILKAERKNQEVLVNRIYNLKEALFPTGTPQERKDNFLNFYLRNDQFIETCMNAFDPLDYQFHLILADE; encoded by the coding sequence ATGGATACAATAGAAGAAACGGATTGTTTACTGGCCAAAATACCATTTGAAAAAACGAACAGCTTTTCCAACTTTTTTCTAGATTACATCCAAGGAAACGAAAAATTAGCTTCTTTTCATAACGGACTTCCAACTTCAGACAACCTACTCAAGCAAATTGAGAAGCGAAACTTCCCTTCCAAGAATCGTGAAATACTCACACAAGTTTTAAAAGAGCAACATAGTTACTCAGAGCTCTCAAGTTTGACCAAAAAACACTTGGAAGAGCTCGCTTCTGAAAACACCTACACCATAACTACCGGCCACCAATTAAATATCTTCACCGGACCACTTTACGTCATTTACAAAATAGTATCCGTCATAAGAGCTTGTGAAGAGCTGAAGAAGCTGCGCCCCGACTGTAATTTTGTTCCTGTTTACTGGATGGCGAGTGAGGATCACGACTTTGAAGAAATAAGCCACTTTAGGTACAGCGAAAAAAAGTTTACATGGCATACCGACCAAACAGGAGCAGTTGGTCGGTTTGACCCTAAATCCTTAAAAGCCATTTTCGATGAAATCCCAGGCCTACCGAAATTCTTCTCAGAGGCGTATCTAAAAAGTAAAGATTTAGCTAGTGCAGTGCGTTCTTATATGAACCATTTATTTGGAGCATATGGACTTATAATTGTAGACGCTGATGACGTTCGTTTAAAGACTCTTTTCAAACCTGTGATATCAGATGATATCTTTCATCAAATCCCTGAAAAGGAAGTTAATGATGTGTCAGATCAACTAAATAAGCTCGATTACAAGACTCAGGTAAACCCTAGAGCTATTAACTTCTTCTACATGAAGGATAACATTCGATCAAGAATTATCAGGTCCAATAATGGATTTGAAGTTCTCGACCATGAAATATTCTTCACTGAGGATGAGCTAAAGACTGAAATAGATTCAAACCCTGAGCGGTTCAGTCCCAATGTGGTGCTCAGGCCACTTTACCAAGAAATCTTACTTCCGAATTTGGCTTATGTTGGAGGGCCTTCTGAGCTGGTCTACTGGTTACAGCTAAAAGGGGTATTTGATCATTTCAATACAACTTTTCCACTTTTAATGCCACGGAATTTTGCTGGTGTCTTGACGCCAAGGAACGTAGAAAAAATGCATAAGGCTGGCCTCAACTTTGAGGACCTTTTCAAAGAGGAAAACACACTTGTTCGCGAGAAAGTAGTAGAAAACACTGCTCATAAACTTGATTTGGAGGAGCAGCGAGAAAGAATTCAAAAGATATTCTCGGAGGCTCAAGATCAGGCAATACAAATAGATACTACCCTGGAAAAGTTAGTGCTAGCTGAACAGCGAAGAGCGGAAAAATCGATTGAGAAAATTGAACATAAAATCCTGAAAGCTGAGCGGAAGAACCAAGAGGTACTTGTTAACAGAATCTATAATCTAAAAGAGGCGCTATTCCCGACCGGAACTCCGCAAGAACGAAAAGATAATTTTCTGAACTTCTATTTACGGAATGATCAGTTTATAGAAACCTGCATGAACGCTTTTGATCCGCTAGACTATCAATTTCATTTGATCTTAGCCGATGAATAA
- the rimO gene encoding 30S ribosomal protein S12 methylthiotransferase RimO, which yields MKAKGLKKDKVNIVTLGCSKNLVDSEVMLTQLKGNGIDTTHESSNDDANIVVINTCGFIDNAKQESVDTILRYVDAKEEGIVDKVYVTGCLSHRYKDDLEKEIPQVDAFFGTMELPALLKKFKADYKHELVGERITTTTNHYAYLKISEGCDRPCSFCAIPLMRGKHRSRPIEELVTEAKNLARNGTKELLLIAQDSTYYGIDIYKKRNLAELLRKLSDVEGIEWIRLHYAFPTGFPMDVLDVMAERDNICNYLDIPLQHGSTNVLKLMRRGTTREKTEKLLAEMRKRVPDIAIRTTLIAGHPGETEEEFEEMMTFVKESRFDRLGIFTYSHEENTHAYTMDDNIPEEVKHERANRVMQLQEEISMEINQNKIGKTFKVLIDRKESGSFIGRTEHDSPEVDNEVYIDAKKHYLRIGDFANIRITDATEFDLYGEPVTD from the coding sequence ATGAAGGCGAAGGGACTGAAAAAAGATAAGGTTAACATTGTAACACTAGGCTGTTCTAAAAATCTAGTAGATTCTGAGGTGATGCTAACCCAACTCAAAGGGAATGGCATTGACACAACACATGAATCTTCAAATGATGATGCCAATATCGTCGTAATTAATACTTGTGGCTTTATAGACAATGCCAAGCAAGAATCAGTCGATACTATCCTTAGATACGTCGACGCCAAGGAAGAAGGCATCGTGGATAAGGTATACGTGACAGGATGTCTATCGCACCGATACAAAGACGACCTTGAAAAAGAAATTCCCCAAGTAGACGCTTTCTTCGGCACCATGGAGTTGCCTGCCCTGCTTAAAAAATTTAAGGCTGATTATAAACACGAATTAGTAGGTGAAAGAATAACAACTACTACTAATCACTATGCCTACCTAAAAATATCCGAGGGTTGTGACAGACCCTGCTCATTTTGTGCCATTCCTCTTATGCGAGGAAAACATCGGTCGCGCCCGATAGAAGAACTCGTTACCGAAGCAAAAAATCTAGCTAGAAACGGTACTAAAGAACTGCTTTTAATTGCTCAAGACTCCACTTACTATGGCATTGATATCTATAAAAAGAGGAATCTGGCAGAATTACTCAGGAAATTATCTGATGTAGAAGGAATTGAGTGGATAAGGCTGCATTATGCATTTCCCACTGGCTTCCCAATGGATGTGTTAGATGTGATGGCAGAAAGAGATAACATCTGTAATTATTTAGATATTCCACTGCAGCATGGTTCTACCAATGTTTTGAAGTTGATGCGTCGTGGGACAACTAGAGAAAAAACCGAGAAACTGTTAGCGGAAATGCGAAAAAGGGTGCCAGATATTGCCATTCGCACCACACTGATCGCTGGGCACCCGGGTGAAACTGAAGAGGAGTTTGAGGAAATGATGACTTTTGTAAAAGAGTCTAGATTCGATCGACTTGGGATATTCACATATTCCCACGAGGAAAACACCCACGCTTACACTATGGATGACAATATTCCTGAAGAGGTGAAACACGAGCGTGCTAACCGCGTAATGCAATTACAGGAAGAAATCTCTATGGAGATTAATCAGAATAAAATAGGCAAGACATTTAAAGTCTTAATCGATAGAAAAGAAAGCGGCAGCTTTATTGGAAGAACAGAACACGATTCTCCAGAAGTGGATAATGAAGTTTATATTGACGCTAAGAAACACTATTTGAGAATAGGCGATTTTGCGAATATTAGAATTACTGACGCTACAGAATTTGATTTGTACGGCGAGCCTGTAACCGATTGA
- a CDS encoding BF3164 family lipoprotein → MKRYILPLTAILLLGCETKVDKNFSELTFEETYDIKGERVLENELSWIVDVVDDYIICKQNSSDSLKRYLTVYDADGLEYLGSVGFRGRNLNEFQAANFFGQSYRKSDEVVIWVNDPPQYRMTAINLTASLIEGDIEIERSIRHDPQLDFHNALFFLDDSTFAAHQPGFELSTNQSPMVIVTNNTTMNIGQYPKLLAREDVRQGERYFSVLDDVNLAMRPDQERFAAAFHYYDRLDIYSINGDLVKSVTNPTIYKEYDARKIFVRGKDSLVGVVSYYGQVKVTTDYIFIKYYGRERKGGDTEDVPTEIRVFDWDGNPKFVLKCTENLASFAIDEERGWLYGHDISQQRYMRYNIGEYMKD, encoded by the coding sequence ATGAAGAGATATATTTTACCACTCACTGCTATTCTTTTGCTGGGTTGCGAAACCAAGGTAGATAAAAATTTCAGCGAATTGACTTTTGAAGAAACCTACGATATAAAAGGAGAGCGAGTATTAGAGAATGAACTTAGCTGGATTGTCGATGTGGTTGATGATTATATTATTTGCAAGCAGAATTCAAGTGACTCCTTAAAACGGTACTTAACCGTTTATGACGCTGATGGACTAGAGTATTTGGGTAGTGTTGGGTTTAGGGGTAGAAATTTGAATGAGTTTCAAGCTGCTAATTTTTTTGGTCAATCATACCGAAAATCAGATGAGGTCGTAATATGGGTGAATGACCCACCCCAATATCGCATGACTGCTATCAATTTAACAGCAAGTCTGATCGAAGGTGATATAGAAATTGAGAGATCGATCCGGCATGATCCCCAATTGGATTTTCACAATGCCTTATTTTTTTTAGATGATTCAACCTTTGCTGCACACCAACCAGGTTTTGAGCTTTCTACGAATCAAAGCCCAATGGTGATCGTGACAAATAATACAACTATGAATATCGGACAATACCCAAAGCTTTTAGCTAGAGAAGATGTCCGTCAAGGTGAAAGATATTTTTCGGTTTTAGATGATGTCAATCTAGCGATGCGACCAGACCAGGAGCGATTCGCTGCAGCCTTTCATTATTACGACAGGTTAGATATTTATTCGATTAATGGTGATTTAGTCAAGTCAGTCACAAATCCTACTATATATAAAGAATACGATGCGAGAAAGATTTTTGTAAGAGGTAAGGATAGTTTAGTTGGGGTTGTAAGTTACTATGGGCAGGTAAAGGTTACCACAGATTATATTTTTATTAAGTACTATGGTAGAGAGCGCAAAGGAGGTGATACCGAAGACGTTCCTACTGAGATTCGAGTTTTTGATTGGGATGGCAATCCAAAATTTGTTCTAAAATGCACTGAAAATTTGGCCTCCTTCGCGATAGATGAGGAAAGAGGTTGGTTATATGGGCATGATATTTCCCAACAACGCTATATGAGATACAATATAGGTGAGTATATGAAGGATTAG
- a CDS encoding DUF4295 domain-containing protein: protein MAKKVVATLKKEGGVKYAKVIKAVRSPKTGAYTFKEEMVTEDMVKTVLADK, encoded by the coding sequence ATGGCTAAGAAGGTAGTTGCAACCCTAAAGAAAGAAGGCGGAGTTAAATACGCCAAAGTGATTAAAGCGGTGAGATCTCCGAAAACTGGTGCCTATACTTTTAAAGAAGAGATGGTTACTGAAGATATGGTTAAAACTGTCTTAGCTGACAAGTAA